A part of Primulina eburnea isolate SZY01 chromosome 10, ASM2296580v1, whole genome shotgun sequence genomic DNA contains:
- the LOC140802899 gene encoding uncharacterized protein codes for MLIALRAKNKLAFIDGSCQRPDSEPDKISQWERCNAIVLSWIMNAVSKEIFYGIVYSTDAAVVWNDLRERFNKVNGSRIFALHREIGCLVQGNNSISIYYSKLRQLWDEYGSLVTLPTCSCESSRKYVEFDQQHKLLQFLMGLNESFVHIQSHILMMNPLPTVNNAFAIISQEESHRSLLSVVP; via the coding sequence ATGTTAATTGCTTTGCGCGCTAAGAATAAGCTTGCATTCATCGATGGAAGCTGTCAACGTCCAGATTCTGAACCGGACAAAATATCGCAATGGGAGAGATGTAATGCCATTGTTTTATCCTGGATTATGAATGCTGTGTCGAAGGAGATTTTTTATGGAATTGTGTATTCAACTGACGCCGCTGTGGTCTGGAATGATTTGCGTGAACGATTCAACAAAGTGAACGGTTCCAGGATCTTCGCACTTCATCGTGAAATCGGTTGTCTTGTTCAAGGTAATAACTCGATCTCCATATACTATTCAAAGCTTCGACAGTTGTGGGATGAATACGGATCTCTCGTAACACTGCCTACGTGCTCTTGTGAATCTTCGAGGAAATATGTTGAATTTGATCAACAACATAAGCTCCTTCAGTTCCTCATGGGGCTTAATGAAAGCTTTGTTCATATTCAAAGCCACATTTTAATGATGAATCCCCTTCCTACTGTAAATAATGCATTTGCCATaatttcacaagaggaatcacaTCGAAGTCTATTAAGTGTTGTTCCGTAA
- the LOC140803406 gene encoding respiratory burst oxidase homolog protein C-like isoform X1, with translation MQPENNHRDMDIITGDRTAYSGPLNKRGGRKSARFNLPETSTTTSAMNDYVEITLDVREDSVAVHSLKTAGGVDVEDPELALLAKGLEKRSSIGSSVVRNASSKFRQVSQELKRLASLTRRPHPVGRFDRTKSAATHALKGLKFISKTDGGAAWAGVEKRFDELTAKTNGLLPRSLFCECIGMNKESKEFAGELFDALGRRRNISGDSVNKGQLREFWDQISDQSFDSRLQTFFDMVDKDADGRITEEEVREIITLSASANKLSNIQKQADEYARLIMEELDPNELGYIMIENLEMLLLQGPSQSVRGGDSRNLSKMLSEKLKPTQDYLVKRWYRDFKYFLLDNWQRVWVMALWIGIMAGLFAYKYVQYKNKAVFEVMGHCVCFAKGAAETLKLNMALILLPVCRNTITWLRNKTKLGKAVPFDDNLNFHKLIAIAIALGTGIHGISHLACDFPRLLHATPQEYESMEQFFGEQPTSYWFFVKGWEGVTGIIMVVLMAIAFTLASPWFRRNKIHLPKPLDKLTGFNAFWYSHHLFVIVYSLLIIHGIKLYLTHEWYRKTTWMYLAVPVVLYAGERLVRAFRSSIKAVKILKVAVYPGNVLTLHMSKPQGFRYKSGQYIFVNCAAVSPFEWHPFSITSAPGDDYVSVHIRTLGDWTRQLKVVFSEVCQPPPTGKSGLLRADFLQGENNPNFPRVLIDGPYGAPTQDYKNYDVVLLVGLGIGATPMISVVKDIVNNMKEMEEEENYLEEGNRGGNNTPPNASPLSNKRNSGPGSGRHNFRTRRAYFYWVTREQGSFDWFKGVMNEAAETDHKGVIEMHNYCTSVYEEGDARSALITMLQSLNHAKNGVDVVSGTRVKSHFAKPNWRTVYKRIALNHPNSRVGVFYCGAPPPVKELKQLASDFSHKTTTKFEFHKENF, from the exons ATGCAGCCGGAAAACAATCACCGCGACATGGATATAATCACCGGAGATCGGACAGCGTACAGCGGACCGCTGAACAAGCGGGGTGGCAGAAAAAGTGCTCGTTTCAACCTCCCGGAAACTTCCACAACCACCTCCGCCATGAATGACTACGTGGAGATCACTCTCGACGTCCGGGAGGACTCGGTGGCCGTACACAGCTTAAAGACGGCCGGCGGGGTCGACGTGGAAGATCCCGAATTGGCTCTACTGGCCAAAGGACTGGAGAAGAGGTCTTCTATTGGATCATCAGTTGTGAGAAATGCTTCGTCGAAATTCAGGCAGGTTTCGCAGGAGCTGAAGCGCTTAGCCTCACTCACAAGACGGCCACATCCGGTGGGGAGATTTGACCGGACGAAATCGGCCGCCACGCATGCTCTCAAGGGGCTGAAGTTTATCAGCAAAACAGACGGTGGCGCCGCCTGGGCTGGGGTGGAGAAGCGGTTTGATGAGCTTACGGCTAAGACGAACGGATTGCTTCCTCGTTCACTTTTTTGCGAATGCATTG GAATGAACAAAGAGTCCAAGGAATTCGCAGGCGAGCTTTTCGATGCACTTGGCCGGAGAAGGAATATCTCCGGCGACTCCGTTAACAAGGGACAACTAAGAGAGTTTTGGGACCAAATTTCTGATCAAAGTTTCGATTCTCGGCTTCAAACTTTCTTTGACAT GGTTGATAAAGATGCTGATGGAAGGATCACAGAAGAGGAAGTGAGAGAG ATTATTACCTTAAGTGCTTCTGCAAATAAGCTGTCAAATATTCAGAAGCAAGCTGATGAATATGCTAGACTGATCATGGAGGAACTAGACCCCAACGAGCTCGGATATATCATG ATAGAAAACTTGGAGATGCTATTGCTACAAGGTCCTAGCCAATCGGTCCGGGGTGGTGATAGCCGAAACTTGAGCAAAATGCTAAGTGAAAAGCTTAAGCCAACTCAAGACTATCTTGTAAAGAGATGGTACCGAGATTTTAAATACTTTCTGCTAGATAATTGGCAAAGAGTTTGGGTGATGGCACTGTGGATTGGAATCATGGCTGGTCTTTTTGCTTACAAGTACGTGCAATACAAGAATAAAGCAGTGTTTGAAGTAATGGGCCATTGTGTGTGCTTTGCCAAAGGGGCAGCCGAGACTCTAAAGCTAAACATGGCGCTGATTCTCCTTCCGGTGTGCCGAAATACCATCACCTGGCTTAGGAACAAAACAAAACTAGGCAAGGCTGTTCCATTCGATGACAATCTCAACTTCCACAAA CTAATTGCCATAGCAATTGCACTGGGAACTGGGATACATGGTATTAGCCATTTAGCATGTGATTTCCCTCGCCTCCTGCACGCGACGCCACAAGAGTACGAGTCCATGGAGCAATTCTTTGGCGAACAGCCAACAAGCTATTGGTTTTTCGTGAAGGGGTGGGAAGGGGTGACCGGAATCATAATGGTGGTTCTAATGGCTATAGCCTTCACATTAGCATCACCTTGGTTCAGAAGGAACAAAATTCATTTACCAAAACCTTTGGACAAACTCACAGGATTCAATGCCTTTTGGTATTCGCATCACTTATTCGTCATCGTCTATAGCCTCCTCATTATTCATGGTATCAAGCTTTATTTGACACACGAATGGTACAGGAAAACC ACATGGATGTATTTGGCAGTCCCTGTCGTACTTTACGCCGGAGAAAGGTTGGTTCGAGCATTCAGATCAAGCATCAAGGCAGTAAAGATCCTAAAG GTGGCTGTCTACCCAGGAAATGTGCTAACACTTCACATGTCAAAGCCACAAGGATTCAGATACAAAAGTGGACAATACATTTTTGTTAATTGTGCAGCAGTCTCTCCATTTGAATG GCACCCATTCTCCATTACCTCAGCTCCTGGAGATGATTATGTGAGTGTTCACATAAGGACTCTTGGTGATTGGACAAGGCAACTTAAAGTCGTTTTCTCcgag GTTTGCCAGCCACCACCAACTGGGAAAAGTGGGCTCCTTAGGGCTGATTTCTTGCAAGGAGAGAATAATCCCAA TTTTCCCAGAGTTCTAATCGATGGTCCATATGGAGCACCAACACAAGACTACAAGAACTACGATGTGGTGCTGCTTGTGGGGCTTGGCATTGGTGCAACACCGATGATCAGTGTCGTTAAAGACATCGTGAACaatatgaaagaaatggaggagGAAGAGAATTATTTGGAGGAGGGTAACAGAGGAGGCAACAACACGCCTCCGAACGCTAGCCCTTTGTCGAATAAACGAAATTCTGGACCAGGGAGTGGGAGACACAACTTTAGAACAAGGAGAGCTTATTTCTACTGGGTTACCAGAGAACAAGGTTCCTTTGATTGGTTCAAGGGCGTGATGAATGAAGCAGCCGAAACAGACCACAAGGGAGTAATAGAAATGCACAACTACTGTACTAGTGTGTATGAAGAGGGTGATGCTCGTTCTGCTCTAATCACCATGCTTCAATCGCTCAATCATGCCAAGAATGGAGTGGACGTGGTGTCGGGAACCCGGGTTAAGTCTCACTTTGCCAAGCCTAATTGGCGTACGGTCTACAAACGCATCGCACTAAATCATCCTAATTCAAGAGTTG GAGTATTTTACTGCGGGGCACCACCACCAGTGAAGGAGCTAAAGCAATTGGCTTCTGATTTTTCACACAAGACTACCACCAAATTCGAATTCCACAAAGAAAACTTTTGA
- the LOC140803406 gene encoding respiratory burst oxidase homolog protein C-like isoform X2, with translation MDIITGDRTAYSGPLNKRGGRKSARFNLPETSTTTSAMNDYVEITLDVREDSVAVHSLKTAGGVDVEDPELALLAKGLEKRSSIGSSVVRNASSKFRQVSQELKRLASLTRRPHPVGRFDRTKSAATHALKGLKFISKTDGGAAWAGVEKRFDELTAKTNGLLPRSLFCECIGMNKESKEFAGELFDALGRRRNISGDSVNKGQLREFWDQISDQSFDSRLQTFFDMVDKDADGRITEEEVREIITLSASANKLSNIQKQADEYARLIMEELDPNELGYIMIENLEMLLLQGPSQSVRGGDSRNLSKMLSEKLKPTQDYLVKRWYRDFKYFLLDNWQRVWVMALWIGIMAGLFAYKYVQYKNKAVFEVMGHCVCFAKGAAETLKLNMALILLPVCRNTITWLRNKTKLGKAVPFDDNLNFHKLIAIAIALGTGIHGISHLACDFPRLLHATPQEYESMEQFFGEQPTSYWFFVKGWEGVTGIIMVVLMAIAFTLASPWFRRNKIHLPKPLDKLTGFNAFWYSHHLFVIVYSLLIIHGIKLYLTHEWYRKTTWMYLAVPVVLYAGERLVRAFRSSIKAVKILKVAVYPGNVLTLHMSKPQGFRYKSGQYIFVNCAAVSPFEWHPFSITSAPGDDYVSVHIRTLGDWTRQLKVVFSEVCQPPPTGKSGLLRADFLQGENNPNFPRVLIDGPYGAPTQDYKNYDVVLLVGLGIGATPMISVVKDIVNNMKEMEEEENYLEEGNRGGNNTPPNASPLSNKRNSGPGSGRHNFRTRRAYFYWVTREQGSFDWFKGVMNEAAETDHKGVIEMHNYCTSVYEEGDARSALITMLQSLNHAKNGVDVVSGTRVKSHFAKPNWRTVYKRIALNHPNSRVGVFYCGAPPPVKELKQLASDFSHKTTTKFEFHKENF, from the exons ATGGATATAATCACCGGAGATCGGACAGCGTACAGCGGACCGCTGAACAAGCGGGGTGGCAGAAAAAGTGCTCGTTTCAACCTCCCGGAAACTTCCACAACCACCTCCGCCATGAATGACTACGTGGAGATCACTCTCGACGTCCGGGAGGACTCGGTGGCCGTACACAGCTTAAAGACGGCCGGCGGGGTCGACGTGGAAGATCCCGAATTGGCTCTACTGGCCAAAGGACTGGAGAAGAGGTCTTCTATTGGATCATCAGTTGTGAGAAATGCTTCGTCGAAATTCAGGCAGGTTTCGCAGGAGCTGAAGCGCTTAGCCTCACTCACAAGACGGCCACATCCGGTGGGGAGATTTGACCGGACGAAATCGGCCGCCACGCATGCTCTCAAGGGGCTGAAGTTTATCAGCAAAACAGACGGTGGCGCCGCCTGGGCTGGGGTGGAGAAGCGGTTTGATGAGCTTACGGCTAAGACGAACGGATTGCTTCCTCGTTCACTTTTTTGCGAATGCATTG GAATGAACAAAGAGTCCAAGGAATTCGCAGGCGAGCTTTTCGATGCACTTGGCCGGAGAAGGAATATCTCCGGCGACTCCGTTAACAAGGGACAACTAAGAGAGTTTTGGGACCAAATTTCTGATCAAAGTTTCGATTCTCGGCTTCAAACTTTCTTTGACAT GGTTGATAAAGATGCTGATGGAAGGATCACAGAAGAGGAAGTGAGAGAG ATTATTACCTTAAGTGCTTCTGCAAATAAGCTGTCAAATATTCAGAAGCAAGCTGATGAATATGCTAGACTGATCATGGAGGAACTAGACCCCAACGAGCTCGGATATATCATG ATAGAAAACTTGGAGATGCTATTGCTACAAGGTCCTAGCCAATCGGTCCGGGGTGGTGATAGCCGAAACTTGAGCAAAATGCTAAGTGAAAAGCTTAAGCCAACTCAAGACTATCTTGTAAAGAGATGGTACCGAGATTTTAAATACTTTCTGCTAGATAATTGGCAAAGAGTTTGGGTGATGGCACTGTGGATTGGAATCATGGCTGGTCTTTTTGCTTACAAGTACGTGCAATACAAGAATAAAGCAGTGTTTGAAGTAATGGGCCATTGTGTGTGCTTTGCCAAAGGGGCAGCCGAGACTCTAAAGCTAAACATGGCGCTGATTCTCCTTCCGGTGTGCCGAAATACCATCACCTGGCTTAGGAACAAAACAAAACTAGGCAAGGCTGTTCCATTCGATGACAATCTCAACTTCCACAAA CTAATTGCCATAGCAATTGCACTGGGAACTGGGATACATGGTATTAGCCATTTAGCATGTGATTTCCCTCGCCTCCTGCACGCGACGCCACAAGAGTACGAGTCCATGGAGCAATTCTTTGGCGAACAGCCAACAAGCTATTGGTTTTTCGTGAAGGGGTGGGAAGGGGTGACCGGAATCATAATGGTGGTTCTAATGGCTATAGCCTTCACATTAGCATCACCTTGGTTCAGAAGGAACAAAATTCATTTACCAAAACCTTTGGACAAACTCACAGGATTCAATGCCTTTTGGTATTCGCATCACTTATTCGTCATCGTCTATAGCCTCCTCATTATTCATGGTATCAAGCTTTATTTGACACACGAATGGTACAGGAAAACC ACATGGATGTATTTGGCAGTCCCTGTCGTACTTTACGCCGGAGAAAGGTTGGTTCGAGCATTCAGATCAAGCATCAAGGCAGTAAAGATCCTAAAG GTGGCTGTCTACCCAGGAAATGTGCTAACACTTCACATGTCAAAGCCACAAGGATTCAGATACAAAAGTGGACAATACATTTTTGTTAATTGTGCAGCAGTCTCTCCATTTGAATG GCACCCATTCTCCATTACCTCAGCTCCTGGAGATGATTATGTGAGTGTTCACATAAGGACTCTTGGTGATTGGACAAGGCAACTTAAAGTCGTTTTCTCcgag GTTTGCCAGCCACCACCAACTGGGAAAAGTGGGCTCCTTAGGGCTGATTTCTTGCAAGGAGAGAATAATCCCAA TTTTCCCAGAGTTCTAATCGATGGTCCATATGGAGCACCAACACAAGACTACAAGAACTACGATGTGGTGCTGCTTGTGGGGCTTGGCATTGGTGCAACACCGATGATCAGTGTCGTTAAAGACATCGTGAACaatatgaaagaaatggaggagGAAGAGAATTATTTGGAGGAGGGTAACAGAGGAGGCAACAACACGCCTCCGAACGCTAGCCCTTTGTCGAATAAACGAAATTCTGGACCAGGGAGTGGGAGACACAACTTTAGAACAAGGAGAGCTTATTTCTACTGGGTTACCAGAGAACAAGGTTCCTTTGATTGGTTCAAGGGCGTGATGAATGAAGCAGCCGAAACAGACCACAAGGGAGTAATAGAAATGCACAACTACTGTACTAGTGTGTATGAAGAGGGTGATGCTCGTTCTGCTCTAATCACCATGCTTCAATCGCTCAATCATGCCAAGAATGGAGTGGACGTGGTGTCGGGAACCCGGGTTAAGTCTCACTTTGCCAAGCCTAATTGGCGTACGGTCTACAAACGCATCGCACTAAATCATCCTAATTCAAGAGTTG GAGTATTTTACTGCGGGGCACCACCACCAGTGAAGGAGCTAAAGCAATTGGCTTCTGATTTTTCACACAAGACTACCACCAAATTCGAATTCCACAAAGAAAACTTTTGA